The genomic stretch TACATCGTCCAGCCTTGCTGCTGGCCGACGAGCCGACGGGAAACCTCGACTCGGGAAACGGCCGGAAGATCTTCGCACTCTTCCTGGATCTCGCGGCTCGCCACGGCATCTGCACCCTGGTCGCGACCCACAACGAGGAGCTGGCCCGGATGGCGTCCCGGATCGTCCATCTGCGCGACGGCCGCATATTGAACGGCGGTGCCTCATGAGGGCGCGCAACGGTGCCTGGATCCTCGCACTGGCTGCGGTGGCACTCTTGGCCGGATGCACCGGAACCAGCTCCAGCAGCATCACGCCGAAGGGGGGCGCGCAGCTGGAGGCGCAGGAGCACTACCAGCGTGGCATGGAGCTGGTGCGCCAGGGACAGGACCAGGGCGCCGAAGCCGAGTTCCGCCGGACCCTCGATGTCGACCCGGAAGACCCCAAGGCGCTCCTGCAGATGGGCAAGATCCTGGCGGCGCGCGCGCGCCAGGAAAACAAGGGACCCTTCGAGGCGGTCGAGCTCCTCAACCGGGCCGTCAAGGAGGACCCCAAAGACATCCAAGCACGCTTCGAGCTGGCCGAGATTCTCAAAGAGCGGTACATCGACATCTACGATCCCGATCGTACCGTCGAGCTCTACGAATCGATCCTCAAGGACAATCCCTCCCTCGCCGGCGTGCGCCTGCGCTACGCCACCTGGCTGGCGGTGGGCGAGGTGCGGCTCAAGGCTCCCCACAAAGAGGGGCGCGTCACGCTCGATTCCGCCTGGACCATGGACACGGCGCGTTCCCACCTGGAGCGCGTCCTCGACGAGGTGCCTCCGGACAGCGACGAGGCGGCGGCCGCCCACCTGACGATGGCC from Candidatus Polarisedimenticolia bacterium encodes the following:
- a CDS encoding tetratricopeptide repeat protein, with the protein product MRARNGAWILALAAVALLAGCTGTSSSSITPKGGAQLEAQEHYQRGMELVRQGQDQGAEAEFRRTLDVDPEDPKALLQMGKILAARARQENKGPFEAVELLNRAVKEDPKDIQARFELAEILKERYIDIYDPDRTVELYESILKDNPSLAGVRLRYATWLAVGEVRLKAPHKEGRVTLDSAWTMDTARSHLERVLDEVPPDSDEAAAAHLTMANVLMKSGAWPELVRESELFLTRYPNAPQERIIQAMGMKAQGLFRQKLFKEAIAVYRQTYDLEPGEKPLWGIHMCTVGLGGEPKDLPAKYHYPLRPESTDPSLPPPPKFRDIAPELGIAKVAGAGPAGWADYDGDGRYDLVACGMDTFCSLFHNEGKKFRDVTL